Proteins from a single region of Haloterrigena alkaliphila:
- a CDS encoding CheR family methyltransferase, with protein sequence MSDQAFDELLAFVEDELSFATSHYNDSYLDRRVSSRIRRTNSDSYAEYFEKLRADPDEQKALLEAMSINVTGFFRNPDVWDGIRDVLQCLTATNETVRVWSAACADGREPYSVSMLAHDDPDIDDSSVWVLGTDISEPALETAREGVYEESRTVDIADQLSFLDDYTDYVERDGRTYRMKPRVRRNIAFERHDLINDDPKTGFDLVICRNLFIYIDNEYKQPMLATIARSIRSRGYLVIGKAETIPPNLKSAFSVRDARLRIYNRDTMETNSLTGDQPESNTGL encoded by the coding sequence GTGAGCGACCAGGCGTTCGACGAACTCCTCGCGTTCGTCGAGGACGAACTCTCCTTCGCGACCAGCCACTACAACGACAGCTACCTCGACCGCCGCGTCTCCTCGCGCATCCGTCGGACCAACAGCGACTCGTACGCTGAGTACTTCGAGAAACTGCGCGCCGATCCCGACGAACAGAAGGCGCTGCTCGAGGCCATGAGCATCAACGTCACGGGGTTCTTCCGAAACCCCGACGTCTGGGACGGGATCCGCGACGTCCTCCAGTGTCTCACCGCGACGAACGAGACCGTCCGCGTCTGGAGCGCCGCCTGTGCGGACGGCCGCGAACCGTACTCGGTGTCCATGCTCGCCCACGACGACCCCGACATCGACGACTCGTCGGTCTGGGTCCTCGGCACCGACATCAGCGAACCGGCACTCGAGACGGCCCGCGAGGGCGTCTACGAGGAGTCCCGAACCGTCGACATCGCCGACCAGCTCTCGTTTCTCGACGACTACACCGACTACGTCGAGCGAGACGGGCGGACCTATCGGATGAAGCCCCGCGTGCGACGGAACATCGCGTTCGAGCGCCACGACCTGATCAACGACGACCCGAAGACCGGATTCGATCTCGTCATCTGCCGGAACCTCTTCATCTACATCGACAACGAGTACAAGCAGCCGATGCTGGCGACGATCGCCCGGTCGATTCGCAGCCGAGGCTATCTCGTCATCGGAAAGGCCGAGACGATCCCGCCGAACCTCAAGTCCGCGTTCTCGGTCCGCGACGCGCGCCTGCGCATCTACAACCGGGATACCATGGAGACGAACAGCCTGACCGGCGATCAGCCGGAATCGAACACCGGGCTCTAA
- a CDS encoding chemotaxis protein CheD — MKTYGTEPGAPTPVQVGISELAISDGDDTLKSYGLGSCLAIVLYDPGTDIGGLAHVMLPDGDAADNSDRKPGKYADTAIRALLRRMVEKGASYTTVEAKIAGGSDMFEFESFGDGVGQRNIAAAKEELEKLGVPLVAEDVGGGYGRTVEFTPGTGRLLVKTADQSAEDGVKEL; from the coding sequence ATGAAGACGTACGGAACCGAACCGGGCGCGCCGACGCCGGTCCAGGTCGGGATCTCCGAACTGGCCATCAGCGACGGCGACGATACGCTCAAATCCTACGGGCTGGGGTCGTGTCTCGCGATCGTTCTCTACGACCCCGGAACCGATATCGGCGGACTGGCCCACGTCATGCTGCCCGACGGCGACGCCGCCGACAACAGCGACCGCAAACCCGGCAAGTACGCCGACACCGCGATCCGGGCGCTGCTGCGACGGATGGTCGAAAAGGGCGCCAGCTACACCACCGTCGAGGCCAAGATCGCCGGCGGCAGCGACATGTTCGAGTTCGAGAGCTTCGGCGACGGCGTCGGCCAGCGCAACATCGCCGCCGCCAAAGAGGAACTCGAGAAACTCGGCGTCCCGCTGGTGGCCGAAGACGTCGGTGGCGGCTACGGCCGAACCGTCGAGTTCACGCCGGGAACGGGCCGGCTGCTCGTCAAAACGGCCGATCAAAGCGCCGAGGACGGAGTGAAGGAACTGTGA
- a CDS encoding chemotaxis protein CheC: MKLDVNALGTFYRMAREGAGLAAGRLTHMTGVETQVGVTKLNFMRGQEIRRDFEDSTEKVGVRVNLTGAIEGYSMVVFERDNALRIVETLLAEADDAELDGDDVEFDEMTKSAATEVGHIMNSGFIDGWADVLETVIDVSTPEFVQGATAEPFFGDIEETPDDDDLALLFQSRIETVGTEVGFSHYLFPKRESMSSLLEQLRTSGGIEYDKLDGFDRMAERGAEEVAKTATTLTGIDTSVEIRRLNFVSLEAIPEQVADEKLVGVAFEFDGMPSGYLLFLFDEESAHEIVDAMVPMEVDEDGFGEMGTSAIKELGNIMASGFLDGWANVLDTTIDHSTPEFIHDMGAAAVDPVIIQLGEDQEFAFVFDTVVVADGREFDCEVYAIPDEADLERALNNLDVDRIEETPTTAEFQEVNNT; encoded by the coding sequence ATGAAACTCGACGTCAACGCCCTCGGCACGTTCTACCGGATGGCCCGAGAGGGCGCCGGACTGGCCGCCGGTCGGCTGACACACATGACCGGGGTCGAAACGCAAGTCGGCGTCACGAAACTGAACTTCATGCGCGGACAGGAGATCCGTCGCGACTTCGAAGACTCGACGGAGAAAGTCGGCGTTCGGGTCAACCTCACCGGCGCCATCGAGGGCTACTCGATGGTCGTCTTCGAGCGCGACAACGCCCTCCGAATCGTCGAGACGCTGCTCGCGGAGGCCGACGACGCCGAACTCGACGGCGACGACGTCGAGTTCGACGAGATGACGAAAAGCGCCGCGACCGAGGTCGGCCACATCATGAACAGCGGATTCATCGACGGCTGGGCCGACGTCCTGGAGACCGTCATCGACGTCTCGACGCCCGAGTTCGTTCAGGGCGCGACGGCCGAACCCTTCTTCGGCGACATCGAGGAGACGCCCGACGACGACGACCTCGCCTTGCTCTTCCAGAGCCGGATCGAGACCGTCGGCACCGAGGTCGGCTTCAGCCACTACCTCTTCCCGAAACGGGAGTCGATGTCGTCGCTGCTCGAGCAACTGCGGACCAGCGGCGGCATCGAGTACGACAAACTCGACGGCTTCGACCGCATGGCCGAGCGCGGCGCCGAGGAGGTCGCCAAGACGGCGACGACGCTGACCGGCATCGACACCAGCGTCGAGATCCGCCGGCTCAACTTCGTCTCGCTCGAGGCGATCCCCGAACAGGTGGCCGACGAGAAACTCGTCGGCGTCGCCTTCGAGTTCGACGGGATGCCAAGCGGCTACCTCCTCTTCCTGTTCGACGAGGAGTCGGCCCACGAGATCGTCGACGCGATGGTCCCCATGGAGGTCGACGAAGACGGGTTCGGCGAAATGGGCACCAGCGCGATCAAGGAACTGGGCAACATCATGGCCAGCGGATTCCTCGACGGCTGGGCGAACGTCCTCGATACGACGATCGACCACTCGACGCCGGAGTTCATCCACGACATGGGCGCCGCCGCCGTCGATCCCGTGATCATCCAGCTCGGGGAGGATCAGGAGTTCGCGTTCGTCTTCGACACGGTCGTCGTCGCGGACGGTCGAGAGTTCGACTGTGAAGTCTACGCGATCCCCGACGAGGCCGACCTGGAACGCGCGTTGAACAACCTCGACGTCGATCGGATCGAAGAGACGCCGACGACGGCCGAATTCCAGGAAGTCAACAACACATGA
- a CDS encoding chemotaxis protein CheC yields the protein MTLMVDIRKLSFINEMAKVGTNGVADNMSKLTGEDAQMEVTKTNFIDVDDIESQLDSGKRVGVRVRLLDPPHGHILILFPEASAKKITAIMLRDVVDDMSDVSGKMARSAVEEMGNMMASGFIDGWADVLGRAIDIAAPQLVYAPTGEIVTRTAGLGGDDLALFFDSDLTVPSYQIEAEIYAFPDLEEFVEMVNGIEVQHA from the coding sequence ATGACGCTAATGGTCGATATTCGGAAGCTGAGTTTCATCAACGAAATGGCGAAGGTCGGGACGAACGGCGTCGCCGACAACATGAGCAAACTGACCGGCGAGGACGCCCAGATGGAGGTGACGAAGACGAACTTCATCGACGTCGACGACATCGAGTCCCAGCTGGACTCGGGCAAGCGAGTCGGCGTTCGCGTTCGACTGCTCGATCCACCCCACGGCCACATCCTCATCCTCTTCCCCGAAGCGAGCGCGAAGAAGATCACGGCGATCATGCTCCGGGACGTCGTCGACGACATGTCCGACGTCTCGGGCAAGATGGCCCGCAGCGCCGTCGAAGAGATGGGCAACATGATGGCGAGTGGCTTCATCGACGGCTGGGCCGACGTGCTCGGGCGGGCGATCGACATCGCCGCGCCCCAGCTCGTCTACGCCCCGACGGGAGAGATCGTCACCCGGACCGCCGGGCTCGGCGGCGACGATCTCGCACTGTTCTTCGACTCGGACCTGACCGTCCCGAGCTACCAGATCGAGGCCGAAATCTACGCGTTCCCCGACCTCGAGGAGTTCGTCGAAATGGTCAACGGCATCGAAGTCCAGCACGCATGA
- a CDS encoding chemotaxis protein CheA has protein sequence MTDYVTDFVQESEERITELNNALLTLERDPTDDEALEQIFRVAHTLKGNCGAMGLDPASDLAHAIEDVLDAVRTGDLEVTADLMDVIFDAVDELETMIDEVAADGEIDTDPSATIEALRDQLEAGTDQKTIRTPTTDEIDAVIERFEPPADDEHHAYLVRLGVVDRDDVNNGNLVLDALIDAFDLIGTEPPRDEIEAGDAGGQFDAVFGSAVGEAAIASGLEPVEEVADFELVDVSDRFEARADAAAAEAESASGPGAGISSEDAADLEVDDLLDEFEEFDNLDEMVEDVEDDELEAFENMGEAGSFDDLLDEEELALDAEPDVATEDTLDEGGDLEADETDAASATEPADDEDVDDANAVFNELKDEVEMVGFDELQAELDELEFDEFDNDDEVGMDELLGDDVDVEDDSFLEGEPSEDAVDDILYDGDDESTESTEAEAAVPGIDEKSMPDEPSVADLVDGTAIDDDGPVAVGPADEDDLAVADDSGESTADADDAPTAEAADELEATPVDDGSDAVGSDDESDPVAVAEEPDESVSAVESDDSAEASVADDSVVDDSVAEPAAADSSEEAVADDTLEEPVVDDSPEESVADDSSEESDWDESDESVDGTDEDDTAESFEAEFEDEFASSPADEATEAAADDDPFADDSLADDSLADDDPFADDEFADDIAFGGTDESFDAESADDLEDDAFDDAFADDEFDDPFADDDFADEFDESDAGSTDPVDSDAGSFGDDRADDGDDADDGVVRRIDEPTLESPSLSIPETTDRPDADQQTDEIQSVRVDVDQIDSLLTLVEGLVTSRVRLRHAATEGEETGALETELDDLEDLTTELQETVMDIRLVPLQTVTNRLPRVVRDIAREQDKEVAFEMTGEDVELDRSILDRIGDPLIHLVRNAVDHGIEPPAERGDDKPSEGTVEVHADRARDRVTITVEDDGSGLDPDRLRAEAVDADILTEAEADDLSDDEAYELIFHPGLSTADEVTDVSGRGVGMDVVKRTVEDLEGTVSIDSEIGAGTTVTMTLPVTVAIDDVLFVESGGEEFGVPTKAVQDIEPAEVLETVEGRPALPDAEDYSVVRLDETLETPRRGVNGDGMIVRIRGDVRPVALHCDHVHGQQEVVVKPFEGFMSDIPGLSGATVRGRGEVVNILDVTTL, from the coding sequence ATGACTGATTATGTGACCGACTTCGTTCAGGAGAGCGAAGAACGAATTACGGAACTGAACAACGCGTTGCTCACGCTCGAGCGCGATCCGACCGACGACGAGGCGCTGGAACAGATCTTCCGCGTCGCGCACACGCTCAAGGGCAACTGCGGTGCGATGGGTCTCGACCCGGCGAGCGACCTCGCACACGCGATCGAAGACGTGCTCGACGCCGTCCGAACCGGCGATCTCGAGGTGACGGCCGACCTGATGGACGTCATCTTCGACGCCGTCGACGAACTCGAGACGATGATCGACGAGGTCGCGGCCGACGGCGAGATCGATACCGATCCGTCGGCGACGATCGAGGCGCTGCGCGACCAGCTCGAGGCGGGCACGGATCAGAAGACGATCCGGACGCCGACGACCGACGAGATCGACGCCGTCATCGAGCGGTTCGAGCCGCCGGCGGACGACGAGCACCACGCCTACCTGGTGCGACTCGGAGTCGTCGACCGCGACGACGTCAACAACGGCAATCTCGTGCTCGACGCCCTGATCGACGCGTTCGATCTGATCGGGACCGAGCCGCCGCGCGACGAGATCGAAGCCGGCGACGCCGGCGGCCAGTTCGACGCCGTCTTCGGCAGCGCGGTCGGCGAGGCCGCCATCGCGTCCGGACTCGAGCCCGTCGAGGAGGTCGCCGACTTCGAACTCGTCGACGTCTCGGACCGCTTCGAGGCCCGCGCCGACGCGGCGGCCGCCGAGGCCGAATCCGCGAGCGGTCCGGGCGCCGGCATCTCGTCGGAAGACGCCGCCGATCTCGAGGTCGACGACCTCCTGGACGAGTTCGAGGAGTTCGACAACCTCGACGAGATGGTCGAGGACGTCGAGGACGACGAACTCGAGGCGTTCGAGAACATGGGCGAGGCCGGCTCGTTCGACGACCTCCTCGACGAGGAGGAGCTCGCCCTCGATGCGGAACCCGACGTCGCGACCGAGGACACCCTCGACGAGGGGGGCGACCTCGAGGCCGACGAGACGGACGCCGCGTCGGCGACCGAGCCGGCGGACGACGAGGACGTCGACGACGCCAACGCCGTCTTCAACGAACTCAAAGACGAGGTCGAGATGGTCGGCTTCGACGAACTCCAGGCGGAACTCGACGAACTCGAGTTCGACGAGTTCGACAACGACGACGAGGTCGGGATGGACGAACTCCTCGGTGACGACGTCGACGTCGAGGACGACTCGTTCCTCGAGGGCGAGCCGTCCGAGGACGCCGTCGACGACATCCTCTACGATGGCGACGACGAGTCGACGGAGTCGACCGAGGCCGAGGCGGCGGTGCCCGGTATCGACGAGAAATCGATGCCGGACGAACCCAGCGTCGCCGACCTCGTCGATGGGACAGCTATCGACGACGATGGCCCAGTCGCGGTCGGACCTGCCGACGAGGACGACCTCGCGGTCGCGGACGACAGCGGCGAGTCGACGGCCGACGCCGACGACGCGCCGACCGCCGAGGCCGCGGACGAACTCGAGGCGACCCCGGTCGACGACGGCTCCGATGCGGTCGGTTCGGACGACGAATCCGATCCAGTGGCGGTCGCCGAGGAACCGGACGAGTCCGTCTCCGCAGTCGAGTCGGACGACTCCGCCGAAGCGTCCGTCGCTGACGATTCCGTTGTGGACGATTCCGTCGCGGAACCTGCCGCAGCCGACTCGAGCGAAGAGGCCGTCGCGGACGATACTCTCGAAGAACCTGTCGTGGACGACTCCCCAGAAGAATCCGTCGCGGACGACTCCAGCGAGGAATCCGATTGGGACGAGTCCGACGAGTCGGTGGACGGTACCGACGAAGACGACACCGCGGAGAGCTTCGAGGCGGAGTTCGAAGACGAGTTCGCATCGTCCCCGGCCGACGAGGCGACCGAAGCGGCGGCGGACGACGATCCGTTTGCGGACGACTCCCTCGCGGACGACTCCCTCGCGGACGACGATCCGTTTGCGGACGACGAGTTCGCCGACGACATCGCGTTCGGCGGCACGGACGAATCGTTCGACGCCGAGTCGGCCGACGACCTCGAGGACGACGCGTTCGACGACGCCTTCGCCGACGACGAGTTCGACGATCCGTTCGCGGACGACGACTTCGCGGACGAGTTCGACGAGAGCGACGCGGGATCAACCGATCCCGTCGATTCGGACGCGGGCTCGTTCGGCGACGACAGGGCCGATGACGGCGACGACGCGGACGACGGCGTCGTCCGACGGATCGACGAACCGACCCTCGAGAGTCCGTCGCTGTCGATTCCGGAGACGACCGATCGGCCCGACGCCGACCAGCAGACCGACGAGATTCAGTCGGTCCGGGTCGACGTCGACCAGATCGACTCGCTGCTGACCCTGGTCGAGGGGCTGGTCACGAGCCGCGTTCGGCTCCGCCACGCCGCGACCGAGGGCGAGGAAACGGGCGCGCTCGAGACGGAACTCGACGACCTGGAGGATCTGACGACGGAGCTCCAGGAGACGGTGATGGACATCCGGCTGGTGCCGTTGCAGACGGTGACCAACCGGCTGCCCCGCGTCGTCCGCGACATCGCGCGCGAACAGGACAAGGAGGTCGCCTTCGAGATGACCGGCGAGGACGTCGAACTCGACCGGAGTATCCTCGATCGGATCGGCGACCCGCTAATCCACCTGGTCCGCAACGCGGTCGATCACGGGATCGAACCGCCCGCGGAGCGCGGTGACGACAAACCCAGCGAGGGGACCGTCGAAGTCCACGCCGACCGCGCCCGGGATCGCGTGACGATCACGGTCGAAGACGACGGCAGCGGCCTCGATCCCGACCGGCTGCGCGCCGAGGCGGTTGACGCGGACATTCTCACGGAAGCGGAGGCGGACGACCTGTCCGACGATGAGGCCTACGAACTCATCTTCCACCCCGGCCTCTCGACGGCCGACGAGGTGACCGACGTCAGCGGCCGCGGCGTCGGGATGGACGTCGTCAAACGAACCGTCGAGGACCTCGAGGGAACGGTCTCGATCGACAGCGAAATCGGGGCTGGGACGACCGTCACGATGACGCTGCCGGTGACCGTGGCGATCGACGACGTTCTGTTCGTCGAGAGCGGCGGCGAGGAGTTCGGCGTGCCGACGAAGGCCGTCCAGGACATCGAACCGGCGGAGGTTCTCGAGACGGTCGAGGGCCGCCCGGCCCTCCCCGACGCCGAGGACTACTCGGTGGTTCGACTCGACGAGACGCTCGAGACGCCGCGACGCGGTGTCAACGGGGACGGGATGATCGTTCGCATCCGCGGCGACGTCCGGCCGGTCGCGCTCCACTGCGACCACGTTCACGGCCAGCAGGAGGTCGTCGTCAAGCCCTTCGAGGGCTTCATGAGCGACATTCCGGGACTCAGCGGTGCGACGGTACGGGGACGGGGGGAAGTGGTGAACATTCTAGACGTAACAACACTATGA
- the cheB gene encoding chemotaxis-specific protein-glutamate methyltransferase CheB, with protein sequence MTRVLVVDDSGFMRTVIGNALTEAGYDVETATNGSEAVEAAAAYDPDVVTMDVEMPQLDGIGAVERIMATNPSLILMLSVHTADGAEATLDALERGAVDFIHKPDGSDERNVAHLSDEVVAKVDELADANVSSIALARAAASAYATRSNRTTGQAGARRAVAGSGSDTGSGPCGPTETSPTGPGGDGDLAPVTFEGTYADDPTVVLGASTGGPKIVEQLFERLPVGLDAKILVVQHMPAGFTDRFATRLDARSEYDVREAADGESIRSGEVAVAPGDAHLEVTSNVNGRLRVRLDDGDRLHGVRPAIDVTMESAADRVSDPLCGVVLTGMGRDGAAGIEAISAAGGHTIAQDEATSPVFGIPCQAIQTGCVDDVAPAGDIAQTIVDAFDTDGEIDD encoded by the coding sequence ATGACGCGAGTACTCGTTGTCGACGACTCGGGGTTCATGCGGACAGTCATCGGCAACGCGCTCACGGAGGCCGGCTACGACGTCGAAACGGCCACGAACGGATCGGAGGCCGTCGAGGCCGCCGCGGCGTACGATCCCGACGTCGTGACGATGGACGTCGAGATGCCCCAACTCGACGGTATCGGCGCCGTCGAACGGATCATGGCGACGAATCCGTCGCTAATTCTCATGCTCAGCGTCCACACCGCCGACGGAGCGGAGGCGACGCTCGACGCGCTCGAGCGCGGCGCCGTCGACTTCATCCACAAACCCGACGGGTCGGATGAACGAAACGTCGCACACCTGAGCGACGAGGTCGTCGCGAAGGTCGACGAACTGGCCGACGCCAACGTCTCGTCGATCGCGCTCGCCCGCGCCGCCGCGTCCGCGTACGCGACGCGATCGAATCGGACGACCGGACAGGCCGGCGCGAGACGAGCGGTCGCCGGCTCCGGGAGCGATACCGGTAGCGGACCCTGCGGCCCGACGGAGACGTCCCCGACGGGCCCCGGTGGCGACGGCGACCTCGCCCCGGTTACCTTCGAGGGAACCTACGCGGACGACCCGACCGTCGTCCTCGGCGCCTCGACGGGCGGTCCGAAGATCGTCGAGCAGTTGTTCGAGCGCCTGCCGGTCGGCCTCGACGCGAAAATCCTCGTCGTCCAGCACATGCCGGCGGGCTTTACCGATCGGTTCGCCACGCGCCTCGACGCGCGCAGCGAGTACGACGTCCGCGAGGCGGCCGACGGAGAATCGATCCGCTCCGGCGAGGTGGCGGTCGCACCCGGCGACGCCCACCTCGAGGTGACGAGCAACGTCAACGGCCGCCTGCGGGTTCGCCTCGACGACGGCGACCGACTCCACGGCGTCCGGCCGGCGATCGACGTGACGATGGAGTCGGCCGCAGATCGGGTCAGCGATCCGCTCTGTGGCGTGGTTTTGACCGGCATGGGACGCGACGGCGCGGCCGGCATCGAGGCGATCAGCGCCGCGGGCGGACACACCATCGCACAGGACGAAGCGACGAGTCCGGTCTTTGGCATCCCCTGTCAGGCGATTCAGACGGGCTGCGTCGACGACGTCGCGCCCGCCGGCGATATCGCCCAGACGATCGTCGACGCGTTCGATACGGACGGTGAGATAGATGACTGA
- the cheY gene encoding chemotaxis protein CheY, which produces MSTGVLIVDDSHFMRNLLRQILEQDYRILGEASNGAEAVKLYKEHDPDIVMMDIVMPKCNGIKATAAIKKIDPDARVIMCTSVGQREKMKLAVKAGADGYVTKPFEEPSVRKALTDVAAA; this is translated from the coding sequence ATGTCGACAGGGGTGCTCATCGTGGACGACTCTCATTTTATGCGGAATCTACTGCGCCAGATCTTGGAACAGGATTACCGCATTCTCGGAGAGGCGTCCAACGGCGCCGAAGCAGTCAAACTGTACAAAGAACACGACCCCGACATCGTCATGATGGACATCGTGATGCCCAAGTGTAACGGCATCAAGGCGACCGCGGCGATCAAGAAGATCGACCCGGACGCCCGCGTCATCATGTGTACGAGCGTCGGACAGCGTGAGAAAATGAAACTCGCCGTGAAGGCTGGCGCGGACGGCTACGTCACGAAACCGTTCGAAGAACCCAGCGTCAGAAAGGCCCTCACCGACGTCGCCGCGGCATGA
- a CDS encoding chemotaxis protein CheW gives MAPDLSEKLLGIDIDDADDGQRGNADGTDEDQEELAQFLFVALGAQRFAVPVAAVRTLAEVPDGLTRVPRAPPAIEGMMDLRGEITAVIDPLVHFPNIAPEERTGSQRLLVLDRPADQQSAALRVDEVLGVETVPERDVLDETTVADGPLSGDALEHPLIVALVEQEHERHQPVATPNRRAEVGLETDAEHDAGGTALSGPSGALGDATADVGQQFALEGEESGAADETTGGDDPSGGDPTGADGSEPTREVVVEATPVIDVDTLLLASGQRE, from the coding sequence ATGGCCCCGGATCTCTCAGAAAAGCTTCTCGGAATCGATATCGACGACGCCGACGACGGACAGCGCGGGAACGCGGACGGGACGGACGAGGACCAGGAGGAACTCGCGCAGTTCCTCTTCGTCGCCCTCGGCGCCCAGCGCTTCGCGGTGCCGGTCGCGGCCGTCAGAACGCTCGCGGAGGTGCCCGACGGGCTCACCCGCGTCCCGCGGGCGCCGCCGGCTATCGAGGGGATGATGGACCTTCGCGGCGAGATCACGGCCGTCATCGATCCACTGGTCCACTTTCCGAACATCGCACCCGAAGAACGGACCGGCAGCCAACGCCTGCTCGTCCTCGACCGACCGGCGGACCAACAGTCCGCAGCCCTTCGCGTCGACGAGGTACTCGGCGTCGAGACGGTACCCGAACGTGACGTCCTCGACGAGACGACCGTCGCGGACGGACCGCTCTCGGGCGACGCGCTCGAGCACCCCCTGATCGTCGCCCTCGTCGAACAGGAACACGAACGGCACCAACCGGTCGCCACGCCGAATCGCCGGGCCGAGGTCGGTTTGGAGACCGACGCCGAACACGACGCCGGCGGCACCGCGCTGTCGGGACCGTCGGGAGCCCTCGGCGACGCCACCGCCGACGTCGGACAGCAGTTCGCACTCGAGGGCGAGGAGTCGGGAGCCGCCGACGAGACGACCGGCGGCGACGACCCGTCCGGCGGCGACCCGACCGGAGCGGACGGGTCGGAACCGACGCGGGAAGTTGTCGTCGAGGCGACACCGGTGATCGACGTCGACACCCTCCTGTTGGCGTCCGGACAACGCGAATAG
- a CDS encoding chemotaxis protein CheW: protein MASAVNREDRDDRVSVLTFDLEAERYCVRAESVASVLGVTDDQPVAVADDPWNAGTVSVGDDRVRVVDLPRAFNSSVRTTTRIDEPKLIVFTLTDDDGSYYGWLVDDVDVTRRVRPAELQSTATSARMAHVKGSIEIDDEEVVWLDERTIHG from the coding sequence ATGGCATCGGCCGTAAATCGCGAGGATCGGGACGATCGGGTCTCCGTGCTCACGTTCGATCTCGAGGCGGAGCGGTACTGCGTCCGGGCCGAGTCCGTCGCGTCCGTTCTCGGCGTCACCGATGATCAACCCGTCGCGGTGGCAGACGACCCGTGGAACGCGGGAACCGTCTCGGTCGGGGACGACCGGGTTCGGGTCGTCGACCTGCCCCGGGCGTTCAACTCGTCGGTCCGGACGACCACCCGGATCGACGAACCGAAATTGATCGTCTTCACGCTGACCGACGACGACGGCTCCTACTACGGCTGGCTCGTCGACGACGTCGACGTCACGCGGCGGGTTCGGCCGGCCGAACTGCAATCGACCGCCACGAGCGCCCGCATGGCACACGTCAAGGGCAGCATCGAGATCGACGACGAGGAGGTCGTCTGGCTCGACGAACGGACGATTCACGGCTGA
- a CDS encoding DUF5803 family protein gives MNRRLVLAALAVGLLVTTAGCSMFGGGISDEELDQDQEYDDLRDSDADVAIDVETGSLISNGEFRAVYDLEEQEELSLYRSNLYSDQALDIHSVRYWYPNGTEVTGSELDIEQGQSSTDVRVPDGNGTLAFSGEAGRKTFGLPAYVEGSYEITLPAGHRTSNFIFGDVTPNGYEREVVDDSERLTWDELDSDISLRYYLTRDIPLFVGLVGAVALIGGAGIGYYYREVKRLKAQREELGLDVELEDDSDDGSPPGL, from the coding sequence ATGAACCGGCGACTCGTTCTCGCGGCGCTCGCCGTCGGCTTGCTCGTCACCACCGCCGGCTGTTCGATGTTCGGCGGCGGCATCTCCGACGAGGAACTCGATCAGGACCAGGAGTACGACGACCTCCGGGACAGCGACGCCGACGTCGCCATCGACGTCGAGACCGGGAGCCTGATCAGCAACGGCGAGTTCCGCGCGGTCTACGACCTCGAGGAGCAAGAGGAGCTCTCGCTGTACCGATCGAACCTCTACAGCGATCAGGCGCTGGACATTCACAGCGTCCGCTACTGGTACCCCAACGGGACGGAGGTGACCGGCTCCGAACTGGACATCGAGCAGGGCCAGTCGAGTACCGACGTTCGCGTCCCCGACGGCAACGGGACGCTCGCGTTCTCGGGCGAGGCGGGCCGAAAGACGTTCGGCCTGCCGGCCTACGTCGAGGGCTCCTACGAGATCACGCTGCCAGCGGGCCACCGGACGTCGAACTTCATCTTCGGCGACGTCACGCCGAACGGCTACGAACGCGAGGTCGTCGACGACTCGGAGCGCCTGACGTGGGACGAACTGGACAGCGACATTTCGCTGCGATACTACCTCACCCGCGACATCCCGCTGTTCGTCGGGCTGGTCGGGGCCGTCGCCCTGATCGGCGGCGCCGGTATCGGGTACTACTACCGGGAGGTCAAGCGACTCAAAGCCCAGCGCGAGGAGCTCGGTCTCGACGTCGAACTCGAAGACGATTCCGACGACGGCTCGCCGCCGGGCCTGTAG